GATTTTAAAACGCGACATCTCAGCTTCCTCGTTCTACGATTTCGTATTCAAGCTGTAGGTGGCACCACTTTCTACGCGATGATATACACAAACATAATTCCAAATGTATTTTGCAATTCTACTTGGAAAGGTCGCGATCGATTTAAATGCGAAAAAATGATATAAGATTTCCGTGTTACAAAAGTTGTTTTGCAAATTTTTGCCTCAGTATCCGGTTGattcaaattcatttttatgtaagttattacctataaaatattatggttatatacctatattaattaatattttaggtaaataaaatctGCGTTTAAATAACAGATTAGTGATTTTTCTTAGAATAAAACTCGCTTCTAGAATGTGCATTGAATTTTGCAAATATGCAAAATtcggataaataaaaaatatcataactaaacttattatgaaagaaatattaatacatgacatttgttttaaaataaaagaagttcGTCACATGAATAAACCTGTTAGTCTAggtaatataaatgtaaaacacACTCATTTCAAACAATAtactataataacattaaacaaaaaatatcacgTCATTTAGGCACAGATTCACtttcaaattaaatgtataggcattactaagtaaataaatattatcccTTAGCGCCTTGTACATTTTGTCGTGCAACTCACAGCGAACAAGAATAATGAAATCATGTCTCAGGCGTAAGCCACTGAAACCAGCAATAAATTCTTTACTAAACTTGTCcaatcacattttatttaactataataaatacaaataacaactttcatattattatcttaaatacattatatcacTTAATCAATGGCATCAATATTGCACTGGGTATTCTAAATACTATTcttcgtaaaataaattatgtttcaaaGACCATTTGTGTTTGAAACGACTAATTCTAATGTTCCCAAATGTGACGGATGACGTAAGAAACTGGTTCCTGTACATTAACTGGGATCCTGGTGGGAATCAGATACCTCTCGGTTCTAGGAACTTCTTTGTAAGTTGGCTGTGGTCTCTCCAGTTTAAGATAGTTTTTACCTCCTTGGTAATGAGGACCACGCTTGTTGTCCACGGGTTTCGGGGCTTTAAACAGTTTCATGAAATCCGGAGGCGAGGCGTAAGGAGCAGGAATTTTTACTTCTTGAGGCTGAGGAATACGTATCACCGTTGGATACTCAGTACTGCTCGCCAATTCCAAAGGCAGTATTCCAGATTGTCCTGAATTAGAAACCCTAGAAGCTTCAAGCTTTGCCAAAGCATTCTGCTGGCCCAAGTTTCTGTTCAAGTTATCCACAGCTACGGTATAAGCCTGATGGTTATAATTATGAGAATCCTTCATTTCTTGTAATTTGCTGCGAATCTTAAACTCACCGTTCAATAGTTCTTGCTTTTGATGCGTAATTGTTTCGGTTATAGAATGGTGTTTGTAAAGTGGTGCCAAAAGTACTGCCAGTTTATCTTGGTGCACGACTGGAGTTGGGGCAGTTGGTAGTGGTTTCGGCGTAAGTTTTGGCTTCTCCTGTTGCACCTCCGGTGGTGTTCGAAGGCCCTCAAGAGAGCTAAGAGTTTTCTTGAAATCAATAGCATACTGAGATTCTAAATATGATTGAGGTGTAGGTGTAGGCGTAGGTTTTGGTGTAATTTCCAAAAAACTCTGAGTCTGAGGAGGGACTGTGGTTTGCTTGTCCAGTTTGATACGAATTTTGACCGGCCTATAGAGTTCTTGTCTGCTATAGTTATTTCTTTGGGTCGTATGCACAGGCGTATATAAAATTTGTTGTTGTTCAACTTGTACCGCAGTATTTGCAATTGGTTGAATCCGCTCAGGTTGTTGAGGGGAGGTTTTTACCTGCGTCTCAGTAGTAACTCCTACATGCGTTGTTATTTCAGCCGGATCATTAATCTCTGGGTTTATTTGTAACTGAGTACTTGCAACAGTATTAGTAGTTGGTAGAGTTATGCCAGTTGTTTGCATATTAAATTCTGTTTGAACTCCAAATGTATATCCAGGAAGGGGTAAAGTGTCGAAGGGAACCATTTGTAAATTTTCACTTTCATAAGTTGGTAGGAAACGAACGTACTGTTGTTCTTCATTATTTTGGTTATTAGGTTTCTGTCGATTAGCTTTTTTAGGAGTATATGGAGTTGAATATTCTTTGTCTTTGTATTGTTGTCTTGCTTTCGTATATTTATACTTTGGTGTTGTAGTCGTTGTTGTAGGTGTCTCAGTAGTAGTTTCCGTGGTTGTAGCTAGCATAGGGTGATGAGACAAATCGTCATTGATTTCTTGAATGTTTAAAAGTTTGTAATAATCTTCTAATATGTCTGGGTTCTGTTTGATGTCATCGCTTGAATTCATCCAAACTTGATGAGGCATTTGGTTTTCATATTCAATGCTTTGTCGGAACCGTTCTTGCAGTTCAGCAAAATCAGATTCGTATTCTGGGTAAGGTTGTACTACAGCCCCAGCTGCTTGAAGCACGTCCACTTGATCGGGTGTTAGGAATAGTACAATTTCTTTCATTCCCCTCTGTGCAGGGTGTTGGGTTGACGTGACTGGTGCTGGTGATGAAGACTGTGGAGTTTCATAGAACGATTGTGCAACATTGTCGTTCAGTCCAGCTCTCACCGATGCCAAGAACATCGGTATTAGGAGACACCATTTCTGAAAATGAGAAAGAATAAtcttagttaaataatttatcaataagTCCACATCATCAAGTCATGTGTGCTTTACTAACCTGTGCCCCCATGGCTACAGCTGTATGGTGACCGGCCTCTGCCCCGCTCAAGCGCAGTTAGTCGTTTGCTCTTAAATGAAGAAGAACAACATTTTATATAACTATATTACACATACGAATATTCAATAGATTCATATCTGTGTCGGTTGGAGGCTTCCGTATTGATTACGCTTGTAAAATCGAACTTCGCTTCATACAGACCCAATATTGTCGCAATCTTGTTAATATTGGGTGAAAGCCGTAGTCATTAAAGAAGTATTAATGAGCAACAGTATTGATTCCTTTATTTGGATGTAATAATGGCAATTACTGTTATTGctaatgaaaattaaaccttattgtATGTCATGACGACACAAATTGCCTTAACGAATCAACACtgttgttgtaaataaataaactaagatTTATGTACGTACCTATTTATATCTCCgtattacattacacgttagtttaaaataattgcttttaaGATTACATTTATTATCTTCGAACACTACCTTCGTAcacaactacataatatttaagacCATATTGTGCAatgtttatgtttctttttccAATGTACCACTGACTGTATCTCACTGCAGCTTACCTAACCTAATGAGCCATAATAATTTTCGGTTCCTCTCTTTTATATAAACTTTTGCGGCGCCCCCCGAAAGGCGACCAATCATATCTTACTGCGATTTTTTAATTAGGAGACTATCAAAAATTTGTGATTTATTCAAAACTATGATGTAATCCTTCcgaattttaattcaatttctaTCTCTCTGACTACATTTGCACTAAAAGcatccatttattttaattgtatgtgATTTAATCTTTTGAACCAACCTGTCGCATTAAAACCTAAATATTAACTGCCCGACAAGATACCGCTTGGTTATTTATAAATGCAAGACCGACAATGACTTGACGAATCATTTTATCATTGAAGGTTGCTTAAGCGTGATGGCATAATCATGATGAGTAGTAGGGGATAAAGGCAATTGATTCTTAAATACTTTTCAACAGATCCTGGTAATAACTTAGTATTAACTTATAGTAGGCATTTGGGGAAACGGGAATCGTATTCTTAACGTCCAAACACAAAGGtgacttactaactaaaatagGTCACTGTGAGTCATTGGATGTAGGTTACTCAACCGGCCAATCTGGAAGTGTATTAGACGAGGCGAGattgagtgtcagactattactgactaaaaaccacaccattcatactcctgcttttcgagccggaagcCCGGTAAACTTGCTAGGTAGGTCGCAGCTTCAAATCAAAGTGTTTTAGGCAGATTCCTATGTTCAGCTGTGGACGTCATGCGTCTGATATGGCACGTATTGGGTTATAGACGGTAACTATTGAACTAATGATAATAATGTCGCGCGTCatttttaatccccgaaggttTAAACCACAGAAACACAGACATAATAATAGGacgccacttttcaccagttattttataaatcctAGGTAATGGGAGGTCGAACTTTAACCATGTACTAAAAATCTAGATTTTAGATGTTTTCTAATACCTACCAATTATGTCATGCATTAAAAACggaaccatatttttttatttcctgaTTTCAAattttttacatatttgtaaCCGACTTCTCAAAAAGGTCATCTGAGGTTGTCAATtcgtacatatgtatgttaGGTTTACTAATTCCTTTTTATAGTAAGTGCATTTTTAtagcaagtgtgactgccagacaaagggtctcgggtttgattctcgggtcaggcaaagtattacttataatacgaatggagaaaagtgggtgtacattgtatagcggcattatgtgtcgtaatgtgcgcctctgcctaccccttcggggataaaaggcgtaaagtTGCGTGTATTGTATTTGTAGTTGAATATAACGATAGAAGATACGATAAGGACTGCATAGCATGggtattacaattaaaaagttCGATTGAGACGCTCatattatgagtttatttttcattttatttcaactaaacactaaacaatAGATAGTCTGTAAGTCCTCCatgtactgaataaataaatagttaatattaTGAACAATAATAAGGTCTCAAAAATAGTAAGTATTTAAAGTTTCGTTATATATTCATATCAAGCGCCTGATCATAAATTGACAGTAACGTTTTGTTTCATCGCTATTGCGTTACACATTTAGTTACTTCGAGTAACATAAAAATTAGGTATATACTTTCTTATTAAGGATGTATTTATAAGAAAGTGCTTATGACAATATGTATTAGCatctttttatcataattattaatcaaacaTGACTTGTTAtgattaaatgttttaaattttacgttcactgtcttatttttttatggtggcAAATGCTTATCATGCGTATACGCCAGTACTTATCATGAGGCGCTAGTTTTAATGGCAAGATGACAAGTAACTTACTCACTGTGAAACAGTGAACTCACTGTTTAAACGATATATGTTTTTGGTAagtgtaataaataggtacgtaCAGATTTAAGTTAcgattgaaaagaaaataaaagtcatCACAACAAACatggtattttttaaacgttgccccacactagaatatATTCTTGTATGGTAATAGGTTCACCtactattacacgggacttttaacacaaatagtgaaaaattactgtacaatgtacagtggtattacatgccgtaatgtgcacctctgcctacccgttcgggtattaaaggcgtgacgttatcgTTCTACTTAGCTGTCACCACACAAATTATCGTATGCTATACTAGTTAATGTTACACTTCTTGGCAGGATTTCTCTAGACATATTTGTATGATCGGAAGTAGCATCCGACTATAACATTTCATTGGTCCAATAATCAACAAAACAAACTGTTACATAAACCATACAGGTTTTAATATGACTCATACATCGCAAGTGTGAAACCAACTATCTTCACCACACCCCTTTTTAATCGTAGCACAGATACCGTACATAGTCCGTGTTAATACGTGACTCCATGATTATAATCCGGTTTTTGTTCtaataccataataatattatgtacaaataatTAACGCGGTTGTAATCAACGCCCACTTCTCATCAccttatttatgttattagttaATCAAATCATGTTagtctttattttgttttgattgatgTTGTCTATAAGATAGTTTAATTATCACCTTTACTTGTTTTACCATGCCATACGATAATGTTACAACTTTATGTCATGGTTTGTTTGTTTCCTCAGCAGTCAAGATActattttgtttcgtttttttaattaaaactagctgaccaggcaaacttcgtatcgcctcaaacattttaaaccttccctggacttctacaaatcattcaagaccaaaatcagTCAATTCGGTCTAGAttttctcgagttttagcgagactaacgaacagcaattgatttttataatagaGATAGATTAACCcttaattaaatcattacttcaTGTTTGCAGGAGTTTCGGTCAGCTTATAAGCTTAAATTGAAAACACTGCTCTCCGTCTCTATGATAAACGAAACCCCTTATTGACTTTTAAGACACACATAGGAAGATTAATAAGATTAAATCTAGTCTACTCTATCATTGCAACACGCTACATTTACCTCTCATACATTCCAATTCTGATAGGCCATAAATTGTTAGTTAATATCGGAATATCGGAAATAAGAATCGGTATGTAGGCTGCGATTACATCGGAACTCGATATTTCCACATTCGCCGTCAGAttagcataataaaataattgatcgttgaatattatctaatttaatttCACTCTCACTTTTCTTTACTAGATTTTTGtgacaaaattacataattttatggtGAGTTTATATAAATGATGATCGAGTGAACTTTTCatagctttaaataaattttctaataTAGCTCTGACTGTTCGTTACAAATGGTATTCAAGCATACGGGTATGCATACATAGAACGggtcattataatattttcaagaaaattattatattggaaTAAGTTTTGACTCGTTTTAATATAGGCTAATGTATAACATGAGGATTACCTGTATAATGTGGAGTGTATGTGTCTTTCTTCTAATATTTCTGAGATATTTTCTAATTTGTCTGTAAGTTCatcaaatattgaaaatattgagtAATAACcaaatgatgaaataattttaatcattgtatactatgtatagGAATAAAATCTCATAGTTCTGTTCTCGTAAAGTTAGGATAAATAAGCAAACAACTAATCGATTGTAAAACGATACGTTTTATATTCATCTATTTACATGTACAAACTAATGACTATCAAAGTATTTACAATTCTATTGACTATTTGGTATGATCACGACTGTTGCTGGTCGGCGCCAGCTGGTTGAGGAGCAAGGCACCGCTTTACCAGCAGCAGCTCTTCTTCTTGTAGTGGGTGACGTGCTTGATGATGTGGAGCGGGTAGGGCTTCCACACGGGGACGGGAACCTCCACGTGCTTCTCAATGGGCACGTGGACCTTCTTGATTACTTCGTAAGGCCTGTCAATAGGTATGTGCACCTTCTTGATGACTTCAACTGGGACTTCTTTGACGACCTCAACGGGCACTGGCCTCTCAACGCTCACGTGCTCAGTCTTGTACACAGGGTAGGGGACGTGCTTCACAACGTCAACGTGGACTGGGTAGGGCTGGGGTACGGGAACTTTGACCTCCTGGCGGACGGGCACGGGGACAGGCTGTGGCACGGCGAGCTGGACGTGGCGGGTCACCTCCACAGGGATACGACGAACGACATTCTGCACAACAGATTGCAGCTCGTATCTAGTAGCGGAAGCCACTGGGCGGCCGACGGTGACAGTTGTTCCAATGACCCTCGGGGCTCCAAGAGTTGCAGGGCCAAGACCGCTACCACTGTTGTCACCAGGTCCAGGCAGATTCGAGTCGAGAAGAAGGCTACCCTCAGAGTATCCGTTACCTGATGGACCTGAGAGGTCGGATGAAAGAGAACCGACTCCAGGACCGGAGAGTCCAGATCCTTGGCCTGGTGGTCCATATACTGGACTGGGACCATTACCAGAACCGAGTCCGTGGCCACCACCGAGAGAGCTTCCACCAAAGCCAGATCCTCCAATTGAGCCTGCTCCAGGAAGAGATGCTCCAGAGAGAACTGGACCGTGATCCTCTACTGATTCTTCAAAGACGTGGTGAGGGCCACTGCCTCCACTTGGTGCTCCATAGGTCGATGAGGGTGCGAACGAAGCTGAAGGTGCACTTAACGCAGATGCCAGGAACGAGTCGGGGCTTTGGTGCTGGCCAGTTAAATATCCGGCATTAGTGCTGTACACTAGCGCTGACAGGAAGAGAATTTTGACCTGTAACAAATAGTAGTGATGTCAGTTTGGTATATGAAAAATGGCGGCTATtgacatgtttgtttgttttagtgtttAAGTTTTAGTCAATGAACTTACAACAAATGCCATGGCTTTTAGCTAATCGCTTTGAAGCCAGGAAAAAAAAACGAGCTAGTTGTTGTCCCTTCCGAGTGTCGGTTGCTTGTGCTGTGACATCGGACGGCTCCACATATTTATACAAGTCGCTCTATCCAACAACGCCTATGAATACATTATAGTCAAAACTTGAACGGACATCGCTACACTACGTCATTGAtgctaaatatattatgttaatttctgTACTGATCTCGTTAACATCGTTTTCTATGATTATGCAAGGGAAACTTGGTACTGAAGGTCTGAACTCATCTTCCATGGGACCGTTGCTTCATACAAACTTAATTATGAAAATCAATTTCAAGACTCAAGGTTCATATTTATTGCAGTCCTCAACGactaaagttatatttttatcgattttcATCATTTTCTTTACTTAGTAAGTCGTAATTTATTCTGTTAGTTGCAttagtgttattattaaaattagatgGGTATATATGTTTTGATgtcaaatgtattttaatgaatattagaTTAAAGTTTCACAATTAATTATTCACGTGTAAAATCTACTCCAGTTTAGTATGATGGATCAACATAACTAAGAATAGTCTTAGAAGATTTTTCAAACGCATTAATTAGGCTTAAAAAATTAGCGTATGAAAGACTAATCTAGAATTTGGTTCAAAATCTTAAGTAATTGCTAAACATGACTTTACAGTTGGAAAATATAAACTTATTCCACCAaagatattttatgtaggttATTAATTCTTCCATATTCAGATTAGgcaaaaaatttaaacaatataatatgttatggcTTTGTGGCCTTGAATTTAGGGTAGCCGCTCCTCAATCTTAAATATGTAGTTTTGAAAACTGGCAAGCACCGACGATTTTTTCCAAGTAATATGATACAGTGAAGAATGCGTTTATGTAGAATTTTCCATCATCCTCTTAAGTCATTAGAGATGTAAATATTTCGGGAACCACATTCGTTCTGTAAGATGTCAATCTCATAAACTTTTCTATTCTAAGTAACAAGTGCTGAAACTCCTAAAAGATGATAAAATGGGCATAATGTTATGTTGTATTCGTTATTATCATTTGATAAAACTCTCactgttaggttaggttttttatgatataagccggtatacgagtaGACGCATTacctacctgatggtaaaccaccaccaccgcccatggacaccagaaatacaagagcgttgccggccttttgagggttaggaatttaaggattgttggggaattgggaactAGGAAGATTatgaagggtaattgggcctccgttatcgtcacgacggttttctgtgaggccgtggtatcacaccgatCGAGCAGGCCCCATTCATGctaaagcatgactctcccgcATTTGCACGACCATGGTGTTAGGTAAAAATCTCTTCTCagaatgagcattaatcaccacgtttgctgaagattagcaatttcaaacatataatttcaaattatgagAATTTTGTGTTATGTATAGCATAGGCCTAAATATAACAGAGGAAAGTAGACCAAATCTCATAGAAGTTACTTCATAAACTAGTATgtaatgtagatatttttttataactagaaAGCTCACATTATTACGCCTAAACCAGTCTAATGCGTATGTTGAACCATAATagagctgttgatgtgataaagttattattgtgttatatCATCTCTGTTTgttcgttggttgagtggtatGGATGGGAGTAACTGATATGGATGGAATCTGAGTTTCATAGTAATAGCATCAAGGTCAGGATTAGGTCCCAGAAAGGAGCTATATGCAGGTCACTTCAACTGGGTGATCTGAAAATTATTGGAGGAGGCataactttttttgagggggaaaatcatccaatgccttctcccaccttgggcgagacaagaggatgtgtcagactcttactgactaaaaactaccccgtttctactcctggtttttgagctggagccccggtaaacccactaggtagtccgcagctccggaaagacTTTTAACTTCGACTTAGGACTGAAACTACATTTGTTATGATTGTATTCTCTATTTCCTAGTTTTGCAAAATGATGGATAGCagttatatttgaataaattaaaattatgtttagtgCCTGATATAATGATAAACAAACTTTGTACTAAATAGACTTATCTATTATTATGCGAGACTTATGATGAAACTGCCACAAATTGTTACGTGTCAAGGAACACTAATATCTCAATGTTTTTAATAGTATAAACGATCTATTTACATATCATACATTTCATGAATTTTGATACTACGAGTATCTTCAGTACGCTGATACCAAATGTAATCATTGTGTTAAGTAAGATAGTGGGTCgatttataaaaaattataaaaaaaataagaaattattaggATGGCCAGTTGGTCACGCATTATCATACGAACGCGAAACAGATGCCAGATGCCAATGTTTCCTCATATCGCATTCAAATGTGAATCTTCTTCGTAATTTATTTGCGAATTTAGATAAGTTAGGGTTATTAGCTTTTCCTTTGACTTTGGTCACGTTTTCTTTAGAAAACCCCAAAATTACGTAAAGAAATATTTGGGACGAACTAAGGTATGATCATCATACTAGGATCCGTAAAGAAATGACCAGGATTTGATTAACGATGAACCAAGGCATATCAACCTGGTACGGTGAATCGGCAAGGGCGTCCGAGCTACCGGCACAGGCATAGGAGGAACACCCCGGCGGTTTTAGCCAATAACAGTCCGGCATGCCCACCGTCCCACGAAATGGGAAATTCACGATTATTTCCATCGCAATATAAAAAAGGCATATCACCCTCCTACCAGCATCAGCCGAAAGGCAAGCAGTAGCATGGATTTAACGAGGAGATTATAGCAAATCCCCTCTTCAGTAAGAGGCCCTTTTTCTGCAATtaacttaaaccattccttggtaacgattttgttccgaaaaccattgctaagggctgggttaagtaaccaataaatgactctgagtacggtggtaagatgatgattaataaacaaCTTTCGTAATTTCACTTTAGTTTATCTGTCACGCATTAGAAGAAAAATAGGCATACCATCAACTTTATGATTTACATTTGAAACCTCAACCTCTGGACAATAAATCAGTCACATTGAAATACGATGGCCCAATTTTTAATACGTCTTTGCCAAATGATTACATCACCGGTCCTATGATGTCAGATatgcatgtttatttttttattataattaaa
This genomic interval from Spodoptera frugiperda isolate SF20-4 chromosome 6, AGI-APGP_CSIRO_Sfru_2.0, whole genome shotgun sequence contains the following:
- the LOC126910742 gene encoding MAGE-like protein 2; the protein is MAFVVKILFLSALVYSTNAGYLTGQHQSPDSFLASALSAPSASFAPSSTYGAPSGGSGPHHVFEESVEDHGPVLSGASLPGAGSIGGSGFGGSSLGGGHGLGSGNGPSPVYGPPGQGSGLSGPGVGSLSSDLSGPSGNGYSEGSLLLDSNLPGPGDNSGSGLGPATLGAPRVIGTTVTVGRPVASATRYELQSVVQNVVRRIPVEVTRHVQLAVPQPVPVPVRQEVKVPVPQPYPVHVDVVKHVPYPVYKTEHVSVERPVPVEVVKEVPVEVIKKVHIPIDRPYEVIKKVHVPIEKHVEVPVPVWKPYPLHIIKHVTHYKKKSCCW
- the LOC118267364 gene encoding uncharacterized protein LOC118267364, with amino-acid sequence MGAQKWCLLIPMFLASVRAGLNDNVAQSFYETPQSSSPAPVTSTQHPAQRGMKEIVLFLTPDQVDVLQAAGAVVQPYPEYESDFAELQERFRQSIEYENQMPHQVWMNSSDDIKQNPDILEDYYKLLNIQEINDDLSHHPMLATTTETTTETPTTTTTTPKYKYTKARQQYKDKEYSTPYTPKKANRQKPNNQNNEEQQYVRFLPTYESENLQMVPFDTLPLPGYTFGVQTEFNMQTTGITLPTTNTVASTQLQINPEINDPAEITTHVGVTTETQVKTSPQQPERIQPIANTAVQVEQQQILYTPVHTTQRNNYSRQELYRPVKIRIKLDKQTTVPPQTQSFLEITPKPTPTPTPQSYLESQYAIDFKKTLSSLEGLRTPPEVQQEKPKLTPKPLPTAPTPVVHQDKLAVLLAPLYKHHSITETITHQKQELLNGEFKIRSKLQEMKDSHNYNHQAYTVAVDNLNRNLGQQNALAKLEASRVSNSGQSGILPLELASSTEYPTVIRIPQPQEVKIPAPYASPPDFMKLFKAPKPVDNKRGPHYQGGKNYLKLERPQPTYKEVPRTERYLIPTRIPVNVQEPVSYVIRHIWEH